The Meriones unguiculatus strain TT.TT164.6M chromosome 1, Bangor_MerUng_6.1, whole genome shotgun sequence genome has a segment encoding these proteins:
- the Patl1 gene encoding protein PAT1 homolog 1 isoform X1: MFRYESLEDCPLDEDEDAFQGLGEEDEEIDQFNDDTFGSGAVDDDWQEAHERLAELEEKLPVTADEQTGNGERDEMDLLGDHEENLAERLSKMVIENELEDPAIMRAVQTRPVLQPQPGSLNSSIWDGSEVLRRIRGPLLAQEMPTVSVLEYALPQRPSQGPEDDRDPSERALPRRSTSPVIGSPPVRAVPIGTPPKQMAVPSFNQQILCPKPVHVRPPMPPRYPAPYGERMSPNQLCSVPNSSLLGHPFPPSVPPVLSPLQRAQLLGGAQLQPGRMSPSQFARVPGFVGSPLAAMNPKLLQGRVGQMLPPAPGFRAFFSAPPPATPPPQQHPPGPGPHLQNLRPQAPMFRPDTTHLHPQHRRLLHQRQQQSRNQHRNLNGAGDRGSHRASHQDHLRKDPYANLMLQREKDWVSKIQMMQLQSTDPYLDDFYYQNYFEKLEKLSAAEEIQGDGPKKERTKLITPQVAKLEHAYKPVQFEGSLGKLTVSSVNNPRKMIDAVVTSRSEDDETKEKQVRDKRRKTLVIIEKTYSLLLDVEDYERRYLLSLEEERPALMDERKHKICSMYDNLRGKMPGQERPSDDHFVQIMCIRKGKRMVARILPFLSTEQAADILMATARNLPFLIKKDAQDEVLPCLLSPFSLLLYHLPSVTVTSLLQQLMNLPQSATAPAPSNPHLTAVLQNKFGLSLLLILLSRGEDLQSSDPAIESTQNNQWTEVMFMATRELLRIPQAALAKPISIPTNLVSLFSRYVDRQKLNLLETKLQLVQGIR, encoded by the exons ATGTTCCGCTACGAG TCTTTGGAGGATTGTCCTCTGGATGAAGATGAGGATGCTTTTCAGGGCCtaggagaagaagatgaagaaattgATCAATTCAATGATGATACATTTGGGTCAGGTGCAGTTG ATGATGATTGGCAGGAAGCACATGAGCGCTTGGCTGAGCTGGAAGAGAAGCTTCCTGTGACAGCCGATGAACAAACAGGCAATGGAGAAAGGGATGAGATGGACTTGTTGGGTGACCATGAGGAGAATTTAGCAGAAAGGCTCAGTAAGATGGTGATTGAAAATGAGCTAGAAGATCCTGCTATCATGAGGGCAGTGCAGACCAGGCCGGTTTTACAA CCACAACCCGGAAGTCTGAATTCTAGCATCTGGGATGGATCTGAAGTTCTGAGGCGAATCCGTGGACCATTACTTGCTCAG GAAATGCCTACAGTGTCTGTATTAGAATATGCCTTGCCTCAGAGGCCCTCCCAGGGCCCAGAAGATGATCGGGACCCTTCTGAGCGAGCTTTACCAAGGCGATCAACATCACCTGTCATTGGAAGTCCTCCTGTTAGAGCTGTTCCTATAGGCACCCCACCTAAGCAGATGGCTGTTCCCAGCTTCAACCAACAG ATTCTATGTCCGAAGCCTGTTCATGTTCGGCCCCCAATGCCACCACGTTATCCTGCTCCCTATGGTGAGAGGATGTCTCCAAACCAGCTTTGCAGTGTCCCG AACTCCTCCCTCCTGGGCCACCCCTTTCCTCCTAGTGTTCCTCCTGTACTCAGTCCCCTGCAGAGAGCACAGCTTCTTGGAGGAGCACAG CTACAGCCTGGACGGATGTCTCCCAGCCAGTTTGCACGAGTCCCTGGATTTGTTGGTAGCCCACTGGCTGCCATGAATCCTAAGTTGCTACAAGGGCGAGTTGGGCAGATGCTTCCCCCAGCACCAGGCTTCCGTGCCTTCTTTAGTGCTCCACCCCCTGCTACGCCACCTCCACAGCAGCATCCTCCTGGCCCAGGACCTCACCTGCAAAACCTAAG aCCTCAGGCCCCAATGTTTAGACCGGACACAACTCACCTTCACCCACAGCACCGGCGCCTGTTGCATCAGAGGCAGCAGCAGAGTAGAAA TCAGCATCGGAATCTCAACGGTGCCGGAGACAGAGGAAGTCACCGGGCCAGTCATCAAGATCATCTCCGGAAGGATCCATATGCTAATCTCATGTTGCAGCGGGAAAAGGATTGGGTCTCTAAAATCCAGATGATGCAGCTGCAGAGCACTGATCCCTACCTGGATGATTTCTATTACCAG AATTACTTTGAAAAACTGGAGAAATTGTCAGCTGCTGAAGAAATACAAGGTGATGGCCCTAAGAAGGAGCGTACCAAGCTCATCACCCCCCAGGTGGCCAAACTGGAGCACGCGTATAAGCCTG TGCAGTTTGAGGGCTCTTTGGGGAAGCTTACTGTCTCTAGTGTGAATAATCCTCGAAAGATGATCGATGCTGTTGTGACATCTCGGAGTGAGGATGAT gaaacaaaagaaaaacaagttcGGGACAAGAGAAGAAAAACCCTTGTCATAATTGAGAAA ACCTATAGTTTACTCCTTGATGTGGAGGATTATGAAAGACGCTATCTCCTAAGTCTAGAAGAAGAGCGGCCTGCCCTGATGGATGAGAGAAAGCACAAAATCTGTAGCATGTATGACAACCTGAGGGGCAAAATGCCTGGACAAGAGAG GCCAAGTGATGACCACTTTGTACAGATCATGTGTATCCGAAAAGGGAAGAGAATGGTTGCCCGtattctccctttcctctccacaGAGCAAGCAGCTGACATTCTCATGGCAACTGCTAGGAACCTCCCTTTCCTTATCAAGAAGGACGCACAAGATGAG GTGCTGCCATGCTTACTGagtcccttctctctcctcctctatcATCTTCCTTCAGTGACTGTCACCAGCCTTCTGCAACAGCTAATGAACCTACCTCAAAGTGCAACTGCACCAGCACCCTCCAATCCTCACCTCACTGCTGTGCTCCAGAACAAG TTTGGCTTGTCACTACTCCTAATCCTCCTAAGCCGTGGGGAAGACCTACAGAGTTCAGACCCTGCTATAGAATCAACGCAAAATAACCAATG GACAGAGGTGATGTTCATGGCAACCCGAGAACTGCTACGGATCCCCCAAGCAGCCCTGGCCAAGCCAATCTCTATACCCACAAATTTAGTGTCCCTTTTCTCTCGCTATGTTGACCGGCAGAAACTGAACTTGCTGGAGACAAAACTGCA GCTGGTTCAGGGGATACGATAA
- the Patl1 gene encoding protein PAT1 homolog 1 isoform X2 — MFRYESLEDCPLDEDEDAFQGLGEEDEEIDQFNDDTFGSGAVDDDWQEAHERLAELEEKLPVTADEQTGNGERDEMDLLGDHEENLAERLSKMVIENELEDPAIMRAVQTRPVLQPQPGSLNSSIWDGSEVLRRIRGPLLAQEMPTVSVLEYALPQRPSQGPEDDRDPSERALPRRSTSPVIGSPPVRAVPIGTPPKQMAVPSFNQQILCPKPVHVRPPMPPRYPAPYGERMSPNQLCSVPLQPGRMSPSQFARVPGFVGSPLAAMNPKLLQGRVGQMLPPAPGFRAFFSAPPPATPPPQQHPPGPGPHLQNLRPQAPMFRPDTTHLHPQHRRLLHQRQQQSRNQHRNLNGAGDRGSHRASHQDHLRKDPYANLMLQREKDWVSKIQMMQLQSTDPYLDDFYYQNYFEKLEKLSAAEEIQGDGPKKERTKLITPQVAKLEHAYKPVQFEGSLGKLTVSSVNNPRKMIDAVVTSRSEDDETKEKQVRDKRRKTLVIIEKTYSLLLDVEDYERRYLLSLEEERPALMDERKHKICSMYDNLRGKMPGQERPSDDHFVQIMCIRKGKRMVARILPFLSTEQAADILMATARNLPFLIKKDAQDEVLPCLLSPFSLLLYHLPSVTVTSLLQQLMNLPQSATAPAPSNPHLTAVLQNKFGLSLLLILLSRGEDLQSSDPAIESTQNNQWTEVMFMATRELLRIPQAALAKPISIPTNLVSLFSRYVDRQKLNLLETKLQLVQGIR; from the exons ATGTTCCGCTACGAG TCTTTGGAGGATTGTCCTCTGGATGAAGATGAGGATGCTTTTCAGGGCCtaggagaagaagatgaagaaattgATCAATTCAATGATGATACATTTGGGTCAGGTGCAGTTG ATGATGATTGGCAGGAAGCACATGAGCGCTTGGCTGAGCTGGAAGAGAAGCTTCCTGTGACAGCCGATGAACAAACAGGCAATGGAGAAAGGGATGAGATGGACTTGTTGGGTGACCATGAGGAGAATTTAGCAGAAAGGCTCAGTAAGATGGTGATTGAAAATGAGCTAGAAGATCCTGCTATCATGAGGGCAGTGCAGACCAGGCCGGTTTTACAA CCACAACCCGGAAGTCTGAATTCTAGCATCTGGGATGGATCTGAAGTTCTGAGGCGAATCCGTGGACCATTACTTGCTCAG GAAATGCCTACAGTGTCTGTATTAGAATATGCCTTGCCTCAGAGGCCCTCCCAGGGCCCAGAAGATGATCGGGACCCTTCTGAGCGAGCTTTACCAAGGCGATCAACATCACCTGTCATTGGAAGTCCTCCTGTTAGAGCTGTTCCTATAGGCACCCCACCTAAGCAGATGGCTGTTCCCAGCTTCAACCAACAG ATTCTATGTCCGAAGCCTGTTCATGTTCGGCCCCCAATGCCACCACGTTATCCTGCTCCCTATGGTGAGAGGATGTCTCCAAACCAGCTTTGCAGTGTCCCG CTACAGCCTGGACGGATGTCTCCCAGCCAGTTTGCACGAGTCCCTGGATTTGTTGGTAGCCCACTGGCTGCCATGAATCCTAAGTTGCTACAAGGGCGAGTTGGGCAGATGCTTCCCCCAGCACCAGGCTTCCGTGCCTTCTTTAGTGCTCCACCCCCTGCTACGCCACCTCCACAGCAGCATCCTCCTGGCCCAGGACCTCACCTGCAAAACCTAAG aCCTCAGGCCCCAATGTTTAGACCGGACACAACTCACCTTCACCCACAGCACCGGCGCCTGTTGCATCAGAGGCAGCAGCAGAGTAGAAA TCAGCATCGGAATCTCAACGGTGCCGGAGACAGAGGAAGTCACCGGGCCAGTCATCAAGATCATCTCCGGAAGGATCCATATGCTAATCTCATGTTGCAGCGGGAAAAGGATTGGGTCTCTAAAATCCAGATGATGCAGCTGCAGAGCACTGATCCCTACCTGGATGATTTCTATTACCAG AATTACTTTGAAAAACTGGAGAAATTGTCAGCTGCTGAAGAAATACAAGGTGATGGCCCTAAGAAGGAGCGTACCAAGCTCATCACCCCCCAGGTGGCCAAACTGGAGCACGCGTATAAGCCTG TGCAGTTTGAGGGCTCTTTGGGGAAGCTTACTGTCTCTAGTGTGAATAATCCTCGAAAGATGATCGATGCTGTTGTGACATCTCGGAGTGAGGATGAT gaaacaaaagaaaaacaagttcGGGACAAGAGAAGAAAAACCCTTGTCATAATTGAGAAA ACCTATAGTTTACTCCTTGATGTGGAGGATTATGAAAGACGCTATCTCCTAAGTCTAGAAGAAGAGCGGCCTGCCCTGATGGATGAGAGAAAGCACAAAATCTGTAGCATGTATGACAACCTGAGGGGCAAAATGCCTGGACAAGAGAG GCCAAGTGATGACCACTTTGTACAGATCATGTGTATCCGAAAAGGGAAGAGAATGGTTGCCCGtattctccctttcctctccacaGAGCAAGCAGCTGACATTCTCATGGCAACTGCTAGGAACCTCCCTTTCCTTATCAAGAAGGACGCACAAGATGAG GTGCTGCCATGCTTACTGagtcccttctctctcctcctctatcATCTTCCTTCAGTGACTGTCACCAGCCTTCTGCAACAGCTAATGAACCTACCTCAAAGTGCAACTGCACCAGCACCCTCCAATCCTCACCTCACTGCTGTGCTCCAGAACAAG TTTGGCTTGTCACTACTCCTAATCCTCCTAAGCCGTGGGGAAGACCTACAGAGTTCAGACCCTGCTATAGAATCAACGCAAAATAACCAATG GACAGAGGTGATGTTCATGGCAACCCGAGAACTGCTACGGATCCCCCAAGCAGCCCTGGCCAAGCCAATCTCTATACCCACAAATTTAGTGTCCCTTTTCTCTCGCTATGTTGACCGGCAGAAACTGAACTTGCTGGAGACAAAACTGCA GCTGGTTCAGGGGATACGATAA
- the Patl1 gene encoding protein PAT1 homolog 1 isoform X3 gives MKKLINSMMIHLGQVQLPQPGSLNSSIWDGSEVLRRIRGPLLAQEMPTVSVLEYALPQRPSQGPEDDRDPSERALPRRSTSPVIGSPPVRAVPIGTPPKQMAVPSFNQQILCPKPVHVRPPMPPRYPAPYGERMSPNQLCSVPNSSLLGHPFPPSVPPVLSPLQRAQLLGGAQLQPGRMSPSQFARVPGFVGSPLAAMNPKLLQGRVGQMLPPAPGFRAFFSAPPPATPPPQQHPPGPGPHLQNLRPQAPMFRPDTTHLHPQHRRLLHQRQQQSRNQHRNLNGAGDRGSHRASHQDHLRKDPYANLMLQREKDWVSKIQMMQLQSTDPYLDDFYYQNYFEKLEKLSAAEEIQGDGPKKERTKLITPQVAKLEHAYKPVQFEGSLGKLTVSSVNNPRKMIDAVVTSRSEDDETKEKQVRDKRRKTLVIIEKTYSLLLDVEDYERRYLLSLEEERPALMDERKHKICSMYDNLRGKMPGQERPSDDHFVQIMCIRKGKRMVARILPFLSTEQAADILMATARNLPFLIKKDAQDEVLPCLLSPFSLLLYHLPSVTVTSLLQQLMNLPQSATAPAPSNPHLTAVLQNKFGLSLLLILLSRGEDLQSSDPAIESTQNNQWTEVMFMATRELLRIPQAALAKPISIPTNLVSLFSRYVDRQKLNLLETKLQLVQGIR, from the exons atgaagaaattgATCAATTCAATGATGATACATTTGGGTCAGGTGCAGTTG CCACAACCCGGAAGTCTGAATTCTAGCATCTGGGATGGATCTGAAGTTCTGAGGCGAATCCGTGGACCATTACTTGCTCAG GAAATGCCTACAGTGTCTGTATTAGAATATGCCTTGCCTCAGAGGCCCTCCCAGGGCCCAGAAGATGATCGGGACCCTTCTGAGCGAGCTTTACCAAGGCGATCAACATCACCTGTCATTGGAAGTCCTCCTGTTAGAGCTGTTCCTATAGGCACCCCACCTAAGCAGATGGCTGTTCCCAGCTTCAACCAACAG ATTCTATGTCCGAAGCCTGTTCATGTTCGGCCCCCAATGCCACCACGTTATCCTGCTCCCTATGGTGAGAGGATGTCTCCAAACCAGCTTTGCAGTGTCCCG AACTCCTCCCTCCTGGGCCACCCCTTTCCTCCTAGTGTTCCTCCTGTACTCAGTCCCCTGCAGAGAGCACAGCTTCTTGGAGGAGCACAG CTACAGCCTGGACGGATGTCTCCCAGCCAGTTTGCACGAGTCCCTGGATTTGTTGGTAGCCCACTGGCTGCCATGAATCCTAAGTTGCTACAAGGGCGAGTTGGGCAGATGCTTCCCCCAGCACCAGGCTTCCGTGCCTTCTTTAGTGCTCCACCCCCTGCTACGCCACCTCCACAGCAGCATCCTCCTGGCCCAGGACCTCACCTGCAAAACCTAAG aCCTCAGGCCCCAATGTTTAGACCGGACACAACTCACCTTCACCCACAGCACCGGCGCCTGTTGCATCAGAGGCAGCAGCAGAGTAGAAA TCAGCATCGGAATCTCAACGGTGCCGGAGACAGAGGAAGTCACCGGGCCAGTCATCAAGATCATCTCCGGAAGGATCCATATGCTAATCTCATGTTGCAGCGGGAAAAGGATTGGGTCTCTAAAATCCAGATGATGCAGCTGCAGAGCACTGATCCCTACCTGGATGATTTCTATTACCAG AATTACTTTGAAAAACTGGAGAAATTGTCAGCTGCTGAAGAAATACAAGGTGATGGCCCTAAGAAGGAGCGTACCAAGCTCATCACCCCCCAGGTGGCCAAACTGGAGCACGCGTATAAGCCTG TGCAGTTTGAGGGCTCTTTGGGGAAGCTTACTGTCTCTAGTGTGAATAATCCTCGAAAGATGATCGATGCTGTTGTGACATCTCGGAGTGAGGATGAT gaaacaaaagaaaaacaagttcGGGACAAGAGAAGAAAAACCCTTGTCATAATTGAGAAA ACCTATAGTTTACTCCTTGATGTGGAGGATTATGAAAGACGCTATCTCCTAAGTCTAGAAGAAGAGCGGCCTGCCCTGATGGATGAGAGAAAGCACAAAATCTGTAGCATGTATGACAACCTGAGGGGCAAAATGCCTGGACAAGAGAG GCCAAGTGATGACCACTTTGTACAGATCATGTGTATCCGAAAAGGGAAGAGAATGGTTGCCCGtattctccctttcctctccacaGAGCAAGCAGCTGACATTCTCATGGCAACTGCTAGGAACCTCCCTTTCCTTATCAAGAAGGACGCACAAGATGAG GTGCTGCCATGCTTACTGagtcccttctctctcctcctctatcATCTTCCTTCAGTGACTGTCACCAGCCTTCTGCAACAGCTAATGAACCTACCTCAAAGTGCAACTGCACCAGCACCCTCCAATCCTCACCTCACTGCTGTGCTCCAGAACAAG TTTGGCTTGTCACTACTCCTAATCCTCCTAAGCCGTGGGGAAGACCTACAGAGTTCAGACCCTGCTATAGAATCAACGCAAAATAACCAATG GACAGAGGTGATGTTCATGGCAACCCGAGAACTGCTACGGATCCCCCAAGCAGCCCTGGCCAAGCCAATCTCTATACCCACAAATTTAGTGTCCCTTTTCTCTCGCTATGTTGACCGGCAGAAACTGAACTTGCTGGAGACAAAACTGCA GCTGGTTCAGGGGATACGATAA